The following coding sequences are from one Ruminococcus flavefaciens AE3010 window:
- a CDS encoding DUF6897 domain-containing protein, translating to MQYWWMWFILFLVLFVLPAQRARQLRRIRIAKKNRDKRKKGVFTMNELIKNYIGKEVVIYVSTSGVSGVVTKIEDNWIEVENKNGQKQLLNADYISRIQEYPRNKKGKKKLVAV from the coding sequence ATGCAATACTGGTGGATGTGGTTTATATTATTTCTGGTGCTGTTTGTTCTGCCTGCGCAGAGAGCAAGACAGCTCAGACGTATCAGGATCGCAAAAAAGAACCGAGATAAAAGAAAAAAAGGAGTTTTTACCATGAATGAGCTTATAAAGAACTATATTGGCAAGGAAGTTGTCATCTATGTTTCGACCTCAGGAGTTTCAGGCGTTGTAACAAAGATCGAGGATAACTGGATAGAAGTGGAGAACAAAAACGGTCAGAAGCAGCTGCTGAACGCAGACTATATCAGCCGTATACAGGAATATCCACGCAATAAGAAAGGCAAGAAGAAGCTTGTAGCAGTATGA
- the pyrR gene encoding bifunctional pyr operon transcriptional regulator/uracil phosphoribosyltransferase PyrR, giving the protein MEQKRIIMDDKAIARAIARISYEIIERNKGTDDLCVVGIFSRGVPLGKRIADKLSELEKNQVPFGALDITPYRDDSKHGDVAEKTDIPFDITDKDVVIVDDVIFTGRSSRAAIDALIKRGRPRSIQLAVLVDRGHRELPIRPDYVGKNLPTSHSEVVKVSAMEIDGSDGVAIY; this is encoded by the coding sequence ATGGAGCAGAAGCGCATAATTATGGACGATAAGGCGATTGCCCGTGCTATCGCCCGTATCTCCTATGAGATAATCGAGAGGAACAAAGGCACCGATGACCTCTGCGTCGTGGGTATCTTTTCAAGGGGAGTCCCCCTGGGAAAGCGTATTGCAGATAAGCTCTCGGAGCTTGAAAAGAATCAGGTGCCATTCGGTGCGCTGGACATAACCCCATACCGCGACGACAGCAAGCACGGCGACGTTGCCGAAAAGACTGATATCCCCTTTGATATCACGGATAAGGATGTGGTCATAGTGGACGACGTTATCTTTACGGGCAGAAGCTCACGTGCGGCTATAGACGCTCTTATCAAGCGGGGAAGACCCCGCTCCATACAGCTTGCGGTGCTGGTGGACAGGGGACACAGGGAGCTCCCCATACGTCCCGACTATGTGGGAAAGAATCTCCCCACCTCTCACAGCGAGGTAGTAAAGGTCTCGGCAATGGAAATAGACGGCAGCGACGGAGTTGCCATATACTGA
- the trmB gene encoding tRNA (guanosine(46)-N7)-methyltransferase TrmB — protein sequence MRIRHKPWAKPELEACPFYIPEPQKQIGHWRELFSEPQKPLYVELGCGKGGFISQAAPAHPEVNFIAMDIKNEMLVLAKRKLEAAYEAKGASPEDNVRIAIQNIERLELAWDENDSADRIYINFCNPWPKAKHKKRRLTHTRQLVNYKKFLRGELWFKTDDDELFEESFEYFEEAGFKIKYKTYDLHAESPYENFVTEHEKMFSDEGKKIKFLIAEPIREEK from the coding sequence ATGAGGATTCGACACAAACCATGGGCAAAGCCCGAGCTTGAGGCTTGTCCCTTTTATATACCAGAGCCCCAGAAGCAGATCGGTCACTGGCGCGAGCTCTTCTCAGAGCCCCAAAAGCCTCTGTATGTGGAGCTCGGCTGCGGCAAGGGCGGCTTCATATCCCAGGCTGCTCCAGCACACCCCGAGGTGAACTTCATAGCAATGGATATCAAGAACGAAATGCTGGTACTTGCCAAGCGCAAGCTTGAAGCTGCCTATGAAGCCAAGGGGGCTTCTCCCGAGGATAACGTGCGCATTGCTATCCAGAACATCGAGCGCCTTGAACTGGCATGGGACGAAAATGACAGCGCAGACCGTATCTACATAAACTTCTGCAATCCGTGGCCTAAGGCAAAGCACAAGAAGCGCCGCCTTACCCATACCCGTCAGCTGGTGAACTACAAGAAGTTCCTCCGCGGCGAGCTGTGGTTCAAGACCGACGACGACGAGCTTTTTGAGGAAAGCTTCGAGTACTTCGAGGAAGCGGGCTTCAAAATCAAATACAAGACATACGACCTTCATGCCGAAAGTCCCTATGAGAACTTCGTGACGGAGCATGAGAAGATGTTCTCAGACGAGGGCAAGAAGATAAAGTTTCTCATAGCAGAGCCCATAAGGGAGGAAAAGTAA
- a CDS encoding radical SAM/SPASM domain-containing protein — translation MLDEKMKLEHLRQMRDYRQKLMKDPQIRNLFLELTVRCNERCLHCGSRCGDVASDELTVEQYRTFLEQVKEDMTTKGKMLDITGGEPLLRKDFFDILGAAHELGFQWGMTSNATLIDDSVARDLKRTGMATISVSIDGLEATHDEFRRTPKGYERAMNGIESLIRVGGFEHIQVTTVVTHKSIKELDEMFKIFNEMDIDSWRVVNMEPMGRAKQHPELILTPDDYKYLFEFIRNKRIAGEPVCYGCSHYLGLEYEREVRDWYYLCTAGLYTASIAANGDIMACLDIERRPEFIQGNILTDRFSEVWKNKFQIFRRDLADDNEVCSKCDQKEFCHGDAYHSWDFDNNKPQVCFKDILF, via the coding sequence ATGCTCGACGAAAAAATGAAGCTTGAACACCTCAGACAGATGAGGGACTACCGACAGAAGCTTATGAAGGACCCACAGATCCGCAACCTTTTCCTCGAGCTAACTGTCCGCTGCAACGAGAGATGTCTCCACTGCGGAAGCCGCTGCGGCGATGTTGCCTCCGATGAGCTCACCGTTGAGCAGTACAGGACCTTCCTTGAACAGGTAAAGGAGGATATGACCACAAAGGGCAAGATGCTTGATATCACAGGCGGAGAGCCCCTGCTGAGAAAGGACTTCTTCGATATTCTGGGAGCTGCCCACGAGCTTGGCTTCCAGTGGGGCATGACAAGCAACGCTACCCTTATCGATGACAGCGTTGCCCGTGACCTTAAAAGAACAGGTATGGCTACCATCTCTGTAAGTATCGACGGTCTGGAGGCTACTCACGACGAGTTCAGAAGAACTCCCAAGGGCTATGAGAGAGCTATGAACGGTATCGAGAGCCTTATCCGTGTGGGCGGCTTTGAGCATATACAGGTAACTACTGTTGTTACTCACAAGAGTATCAAGGAGCTTGACGAGATGTTCAAGATATTCAACGAAATGGATATCGACTCATGGCGAGTTGTCAATATGGAGCCTATGGGACGTGCAAAACAGCACCCCGAGCTTATCCTTACTCCCGATGACTACAAGTATCTCTTTGAGTTTATCAGAAACAAGCGTATAGCAGGCGAGCCTGTATGCTACGGCTGCAGCCACTATCTCGGTCTGGAGTACGAGCGCGAGGTGCGCGACTGGTACTACCTCTGCACAGCAGGTCTGTACACTGCAAGTATCGCTGCAAACGGTGATATCATGGCTTGTCTCGATATAGAGCGCCGTCCCGAGTTCATACAGGGCAATATCCTCACTGACAGATTCAGCGAGGTATGGAAGAACAAATTCCAGATATTCCGCCGTGACCTTGCAGATGATAACGAGGTCTGTTCAAAGTGTGACCAGAAGGAATTCTGCCACGGCGACGCATATCACAGCTGGGACTTCGACAATAACAAGCCTCAGGTCTGCTTCAAGGATATCCTTTTCTGA
- a CDS encoding dockerin type I repeat-containing protein, giving the protein MKKTIHTLLTAAMFAVSNAMAMPAVAEDGNAGRPVVDPVETIRLEDPNWNSGQQENDPQVTTTTKLIEATKTTTVTLYGVCPSTTTIRDINQLTTTVVEPVYGTKPTTSLTATTTSIPDDVITLTTTTVQPVYGPPLQNFVGDVNFDGYVDSFDILAVRKMLVKGTERYSDQFMEAYYADMNNDGKLSISDLILLQQYVLGKVTKQELQERFNYWYGSHNIEIEQITTAPENTTTTGTSTTTTTTYEPIKDTVVTLYGIMPSRDAKAQMINPNQTTETTAQQITPEEK; this is encoded by the coding sequence ATGAAAAAAACAATTCACACGTTACTTACCGCGGCAATGTTCGCAGTATCAAACGCTATGGCTATGCCTGCAGTGGCAGAGGATGGCAATGCAGGACGTCCTGTGGTGGACCCTGTTGAGACAATAAGATTAGAGGATCCCAACTGGAACAGCGGACAGCAGGAAAATGATCCACAGGTAACAACTACCACAAAGCTCATTGAGGCTACAAAAACTACTACAGTGACTCTTTACGGTGTATGTCCTTCAACAACTACTATCAGAGACATCAATCAGCTCACTACAACAGTAGTAGAGCCTGTTTACGGAACCAAGCCGACTACCTCCCTTACTGCAACAACTACAAGTATTCCCGATGATGTCATTACCCTTACCACTACAACAGTACAGCCTGTTTACGGACCGCCGCTTCAGAATTTTGTGGGAGATGTAAATTTTGACGGCTACGTTGACAGCTTCGATATCCTTGCGGTAAGAAAGATGCTGGTAAAGGGAACTGAAAGGTATTCCGACCAGTTCATGGAAGCATATTACGCTGATATGAACAATGACGGAAAGCTGTCTATCTCCGATCTTATCCTGCTCCAGCAGTATGTTCTCGGCAAGGTGACAAAGCAGGAGCTTCAGGAAAGGTTCAATTACTGGTATGGAAGCCATAATATCGAGATAGAGCAGATCACAACAGCTCCCGAGAATACTACCACGACAGGAACTTCCACTACTACCACAACTACATATGAGCCTATAAAGGATACTGTAGTAACTCTGTATGGCATCATGCCGTCAAGAGATGCAAAGGCTCAGATGATAAATCCGAATCAGACTACCGAAACTACTGCACAGCAAATAACACCCGAGGAGAAGTAA
- a CDS encoding dockerin type I repeat-containing protein translates to MKKTLRTVLTAAMFAAANMSALPTSAEELNTETVESQQYNWSEWGNYTGSSGWDDLERITGQAGQLFYGSFPIDDLNDHSHDWKIPDDEEKTVTTTTAPMTTLLRTTTTTVYPLYGPGPNWKTTTGTVPPLTTTTTTVPQPLYGPVMSMRDFGDLNLDQRIDIFDEIALRRMLVSGMEFSSYDNFRSIHNADINQDDKVNMADLILLKRFLLGKIDSFEIDRSKMMMTGKTVETIGAPDEEKPVVTTETTAYDPREDIVVSLYGIKPAKDIIDEAVFETKENIEIKLSSEDE, encoded by the coding sequence ATGAAAAAGACTTTGCGCACAGTGCTCACAGCGGCTATGTTCGCGGCAGCAAATATGTCCGCTCTTCCCACATCGGCAGAGGAGCTCAATACCGAGACCGTGGAGTCCCAACAGTACAACTGGTCAGAATGGGGCAATTACACTGGTAGTTCTGGGTGGGATGATTTAGAGCGTATAACAGGACAGGCCGGACAGTTATTTTACGGTTCCTTTCCTATAGACGACCTCAACGACCATTCCCACGACTGGAAGATACCCGATGATGAGGAGAAGACTGTCACCACAACGACTGCTCCTATGACAACGCTGTTACGTACAACAACAACTACAGTTTATCCGCTTTATGGTCCCGGTCCTAATTGGAAAACGACTACAGGTACTGTTCCGCCCCTGACTACTACAACAACTACCGTGCCTCAGCCGCTTTACGGACCTGTAATGAGTATGAGGGATTTCGGTGACCTCAATCTTGATCAGCGGATAGATATATTCGACGAGATAGCTCTGAGAAGAATGCTTGTAAGCGGTATGGAGTTCTCGTCATACGACAATTTCCGCAGTATACACAATGCCGACATAAATCAAGACGACAAGGTCAATATGGCAGACCTTATCCTTTTAAAGCGCTTCCTGCTGGGCAAGATAGATTCCTTTGAGATCGACAGAAGTAAAATGATGATGACAGGCAAAACCGTTGAGACCATAGGTGCTCCCGATGAGGAAAAGCCTGTTGTTACCACAGAGACCACTGCCTACGATCCGAGAGAGGATATAGTTGTCAGTCTTTACGGCATAAAGCCTGCAAAGGATATAATAGATGAGGCTGTTTTTGAGACCAAGGAAAATATAGAGATAAAGCTTTCATCTGAAGATGAATGA
- a CDS encoding FtsW/RodA/SpoVE family cell cycle protein encodes MKSAFKKLPSGKHSIDGGLLFAVTLCAALSTLLIYSITYNKVLEKVGASYWKTQAFSMVAGVVAAVVISFIDYRKLVKLWVIFVPVALGLTALTFTSLGYRREGADDQAWLNLGFIQFQPSEVLKLAFILTFGYHLSRDEEEMNKPLHMLLIVIHGMIPIGIVGLQGDYGTAIVFAGIFAFMICSAKISWKYLVAAPFVVAAGVAGMWFFALSEFHKKRILILFHPGTDPEYIEYQQDLGLAALKSGGVFGKGLFGKPDDYITVPEIHNDFIFTYAGQVFGFIGTVGLVIILAYICLKIFGDSRVCRDHLGKFICMGAFGLILTHCIMNIGMVLKVAPVIGVPLPFLSAGGTAMISMYAIIGLVLSTYSHRAVNYNVFYDEDEDD; translated from the coding sequence ATGAAATCGGCATTTAAAAAATTACCCTCGGGTAAGCACAGCATCGACGGAGGTCTGCTTTTTGCGGTAACGCTTTGTGCGGCTCTCAGTACGCTGCTGATCTATTCCATAACCTATAACAAGGTCCTCGAAAAGGTGGGGGCAAGCTACTGGAAAACACAGGCTTTTTCTATGGTGGCAGGAGTTGTGGCTGCGGTAGTTATATCATTCATCGACTACCGTAAGCTTGTAAAGCTGTGGGTGATATTCGTCCCCGTGGCTCTCGGACTTACAGCCCTGACCTTTACCTCCCTGGGCTACAGGCGTGAGGGCGCCGACGACCAGGCGTGGCTCAATCTTGGCTTTATCCAGTTCCAGCCCTCGGAGGTGCTGAAGCTGGCGTTCATACTCACCTTTGGCTATCATCTCTCCCGTGACGAGGAGGAGATGAACAAGCCCCTGCATATGCTGCTCATAGTCATACACGGCATGATACCTATCGGTATCGTCGGCCTGCAGGGCGACTACGGAACGGCTATCGTATTTGCTGGAATATTTGCATTCATGATATGCTCCGCGAAGATATCGTGGAAATACCTTGTTGCAGCTCCCTTTGTGGTTGCGGCGGGAGTTGCGGGCATGTGGTTCTTTGCACTGAGCGAGTTCCACAAAAAGCGTATACTCATACTCTTCCACCCCGGAACAGACCCCGAGTATATCGAGTATCAGCAGGATCTGGGCCTTGCGGCTCTGAAATCGGGGGGCGTTTTCGGAAAGGGACTTTTCGGAAAGCCTGATGATTACATCACCGTTCCCGAGATACACAACGACTTTATCTTTACCTACGCAGGACAGGTCTTTGGCTTCATCGGCACTGTGGGACTTGTTATTATCCTTGCCTACATCTGCCTGAAAATATTCGGTGACAGCCGCGTGTGCCGCGACCATCTGGGAAAATTCATATGCATGGGCGCTTTCGGACTTATCCTTACCCACTGTATCATGAACATCGGCATGGTTCTCAAGGTAGCTCCTGTTATCGGTGTACCGCTGCCATTCCTCAGCGCAGGCGGTACGGCTATGATAAGTATGTACGCCATCATCGGACTTGTGCTCAGCACTTACAGCCACCGCGCTGTCAATTACAACGTCTTTTACGACGAGGACGAAGACGATTAA
- a CDS encoding diaminopimelate dehydrogenase, translating into MGKVRIGISGYGNLGRGVELAIRQNDDMELAGIFTRRDPSTVKPLTAGAKVYSIADAEKMANDIDVMIICGGSATDLPKQTPEMAKLFNVIDSFDTHARIPEHFANVDKAAKESGHLAFISLGWDPGLFSLNRLYAESILPNGKSYTFWGKGVSQGHSDAIRRVEGVKRGIQYTVPIESAMEAVRSGSQPELTTRQKHKRECWIVAEEGADLAKIENDIKTMKNYFDEYDTTVNFISEEEFDAKHNKMPHGGFVMRSGLTGDGEKTHQMIEYSLKLESNPEFTASVLICYARALARLKAEGATGCRTAFDIAPAYLSKLSGEELRASML; encoded by the coding sequence ATGGGAAAAGTAAGAATAGGTATTTCAGGCTACGGCAACCTCGGAAGAGGCGTTGAGCTGGCTATCCGCCAGAACGACGATATGGAGCTGGCAGGCATCTTCACCCGCCGCGATCCTTCAACAGTTAAGCCCCTTACAGCAGGAGCTAAGGTATACAGCATAGCCGACGCTGAAAAAATGGCAAACGACATAGACGTTATGATAATCTGCGGAGGAAGCGCTACAGACCTTCCCAAGCAGACTCCCGAAATGGCAAAGCTCTTCAACGTTATCGACAGCTTTGACACTCACGCAAGAATCCCCGAGCACTTCGCAAACGTTGACAAGGCAGCCAAGGAGAGCGGTCACCTCGCATTCATCTCACTTGGCTGGGACCCGGGTCTCTTCTCACTGAACAGACTTTACGCCGAGTCAATACTCCCCAACGGCAAGAGCTACACATTCTGGGGCAAGGGCGTAAGCCAGGGTCACTCAGACGCTATCCGCCGCGTTGAGGGCGTTAAGCGCGGTATTCAGTACACTGTTCCTATAGAGTCAGCTATGGAAGCTGTCCGCAGCGGCAGCCAGCCTGAGCTCACAACACGCCAGAAGCACAAGAGAGAGTGCTGGATAGTTGCTGAGGAGGGCGCTGACCTTGCAAAGATCGAGAACGACATCAAGACAATGAAGAACTACTTCGACGAGTACGATACAACCGTAAACTTCATCAGCGAAGAGGAGTTCGACGCTAAGCACAACAAGATGCCTCACGGCGGCTTCGTAATGAGAAGCGGTCTCACAGGCGACGGTGAAAAGACTCATCAGATGATAGAGTACTCACTGAAGCTTGAGTCCAACCCCGAGTTCACAGCAAGCGTGCTCATCTGCTACGCAAGAGCACTTGCAAGACTCAAGGCTGAGGGAGCTACAGGCTGCAGGACTGCATTCGACATCGCACCTGCATATCTTTCAAAGCTCAGCGGCGAAGAGCTGAGAGCTTCAATGCTTTAA